A region of Thermothielavioides terrestris NRRL 8126 chromosome 6, complete sequence DNA encodes the following proteins:
- a CDS encoding uncharacterized protein (Contains conserved domain:cd07067, HP_PGM_like, Histidine phosphatase domain found in phosphoglycerate mutases and related proteins.): MGKPRLIIVIRHAQSEGNKNRDIHQTVPDHRVKLTPEGWQQAYEAGRRLRALLRADDTLHFFTSPYRRARETTEGILATLTSDDPDPSPFKRSNIKVYEEPRLREQDFGNFQPCSAEMERMWQERADYGHFFYRIPNGESAADAYDRISGFNESLWRQFGEDDFASVCVLVTHGLMSRVFLMKWYHFSVEYFEDLRNINHCEFLIMRRNDENGKYILENKLRTWSELKRENAEKLAKEKREGGKENGNSKDVSTLARVGTGEVRRRWGGCPNGCNHDKSFKIRQTLADLVKRDSIISSHALGPGVSENGSSSVLGGSTSTTEQNNGANVTAADTTTHGVVNPSFNGTANSQTLVSRRPAAKRFQSQASDDFLASPELADAGPQIDVAKARDEIVSSPDGTPSFISVDDRLRSRLKSPNMPPPRPLGAAHLHVGRDFGGSYSGHNSAASDDADSYSSEEDEHRHGAAATPSSSSIASGSVIGQQHQEEEPQKLTGPPGVPHRHLAHHPPHHRERSRMRRGARAHRLGDHPSSDGEHEADGEHESFDGDDGDEDDDDQGEEEAAAANRQCECEQDADGEALRRAEEEDRSIRGSVY, translated from the exons ATGGGGAAACCAAGACTTATTATAGTAATACGACACGCCCAGTCCGAGGGCAACA AGAATCGCGACATCCACCAGACTGTCCCCGACCACCGCGTCAAGCTGACGCCGGAAGGATGGCAGCAGGCCTacgaggccggccgccggctgcgggcgctgctgcgcgccgacgacACCCTGCATTTCTTCACGAGTCCGTAccggcgcgcgcgagagACCACCGAAGGCATCCTGGCCACCCTGACCAGCGACGACCCCGATCCGAGCCCGTTCAAGCGGAGCAACATCAAGGTCTACGAGGAgccgcgcctgcgcgagcagGACTTTGGCAACTTCCAGCCGTGCAGCGCCGAGATGGAGCGCATGTGGCAGGAGCGCGCCGACTACGGCCACTTCTTCTACCGGATTCCCAACGGCGAGAGCGCTGCCGATGCCTATGATCGGATCAGCGGCTTCAACGAGAGTCTGTGGCGCCAGTTTGGCGAGGATGACTTTGCGAGCGTTTGCGTACTTG TCACCCACGGGCTCATGTCCCGCGTCTTCCTCATGAAGTGGTACCACTTCAGCGTCGAGTACTTTGAAGACCTGCGCAACATCAACCACTGCGAGTTCCTCATCATGCGGCGCAACGACGAAAACGGCAAATACATACTCGAGAACAAGCTGCGGACATGGTCGGAGCTCAAGCGCGAGAACGCCGAgaagctggccaaggagaAGCGCGAGGGCGGCAAGGAGAACGGAAACAGTAAGGACGTCTCCACGCTCGCGCGCGTCGGCACCGGCGAGGTCCGGCGTCGCTGGGGAGGCTGTCCCAACGGCTGCAACCACGACAAGAGCTTCAAGATCCGCCAGACGCTGGCTGACCTCGTCAAGCGCGACAGCATCATCTCTAGCCACGCGCTCGGCCCGGGCGTGAGCGAGAACGGCAGCAGTAGTGTCTTGGGCGGTAGCACGAGTACCACCGAACAGAACAACGGCGCCAacgtcaccgccgccgacaccacAACTCACGGCGTTGTCAACCCGTCGTTCAACGGCACGGCCAACAGCCAAACCCTCGTCagtcgccggccggcagccaAGCGGTTCCAGTCCCAAGCCAGCGACGACTTCCTCGCCTCGCCGGAGTTGGCAGACGCAGGCCCCCAGATCGACGTGGCCAAGGCTCGCGACGAGATCGTCTCCAGCCCTGACGGCACGCCCTCCTTCATCTCCGTCGACGACCGGCTCCGATCGCGCCTCAAGAGCCCCaacatgccgccgccgcggccgctgggAGCCGCCCACCTGCACGTCGGCCGCGACTTTGGCGGCAGCTACAGCGGACACAACAGCGCCGCTAGTGACGACGCTGATTCGTACTCCTCCGAGGAAGACGAGcaccgccacggcgccgccgccaccccctcctcttcctcgatcgccagcggcagcgtgaTCGGACAACAAcaccaagaagaagaaccgCAGAAACTCACCGGCCCGCCCGGCGTCCCGCATCGCCACCTCGCGCATCACCCGCCCCACCACCGCGAGCGGTCCCGCatgcgccgcggcgcgcgcgcccaCCGGCTCGGCGACCATcccagcagcgacggcgagcacgaggccgacggcgagcacgagtcgttcgacggcgacgacggtgacgaggacgatgacgatcaaggggaggaggaggcggccgccgcgaaTAGGCAGTGCGAATGTGAG caggacgcggacggcgaggcgctgcgccgggctgaggaggaggataggAGTATCCGCGGCAGTGTCTACTAG